In the Leguminivora glycinivorella isolate SPB_JAAS2020 chromosome 14, LegGlyc_1.1, whole genome shotgun sequence genome, one interval contains:
- the LOC125233299 gene encoding alpha-(1,3)-fucosyltransferase C-like — translation MKHLVKVLILASFLFVILFLYVTLREWTHSEQRLDKLFQIGENWTKHAEKPGNSEPKLKYILQWTNPRMVPFVYMGVGQQTFIERKCQFTNCYVTSDRSFLGDVSKFDVIAFSGTDIIRLPFAEVKPKIRSPHQKYAFTNIESADNYPVCSYFLDNFFNWTWTYRLDSETKWGYIIVRDANNNVIGPKKNMHWMRLEDMDSVSEELSMELKNKSRAAAWFVSNCHTRSGREKYVMNLQKELRVYNLSVDVYGLCGPYNCSRDNEEACFQKIKTDYYFYLSFENSLSEDYVTEKLLSALKYNAIPIVYGGANYTRFMPDGIYLDARKLGPAALAREMKYLIDNPDQYEQYFRWKNHYSYYRRNDNPETDDYCGFCALLNNDEMVKRTSIYEKFKYWWNDPNGRCF, via the exons ATGAAACACCTAGTGAAAGTACTCATCTTAGCATCCTTCCTTTTCGTTATACTATTCCTTTATGTAACCTTGAGAGAATGGACACATTCAGAACAACGGTTAGACAAACTTTTCCAAATAGGAGAAAATTGGACAAAACATGCTGAAAAACCTGGAAATAGTGAACCCAAACTGAAGTATATTTTACAATGGACTAATCCGAGAATGGTTCCATTTGTGTATATGGGTGTGGGCCAGCAAACGTTCATCGAGAGGAAATGCCAGTTTACCAACTGCTACGTCACTAGCGATAGAAGTTTCCTTGGGGACGTTTCTAAGTTCGACGTGATTGCGTTTTCGGGAACTGACATCATCAGGTTGCCTTTTGCCGAAGTAAAACCTAAAATAAGATCGCCGCATCAAAAATATGCTTTTACTAACATTGAATCAGCTGACAACTACCCTGTCTGCTCATACTTTTTGGATAACTTCTTCAACTGGACATGGACGTACAGATTAGACTCGGAGACTAAATGGGGATACATAATAGTAAGAGATGCTAATAATAATGTAATAGGTCCGAAGAAAAATATGCATTGGATGAGGTTAGAAGATATGGACTCAGTGAGTGAAGAATTAAGCATGGAGTTGAAAAATAAATCGAGGGCAGCAGCATGGTTTGTGTCCAACTGTCACACGCGAAGTGGTAGGGAGAAGTATGTAATGAATCTGCAGAAGGAGCTACGAGTTTACAACCTGTCGGTTGACGTGTACGGATTATGCGGACCTTACAATTGCAGCCGAGACAACGAGGAAGCTtgttttcaaaaaataaaaacagattATTATTTCTATCTTTCTTTCGAAAATTCATTAAGTGAAGACTATGTGACTGAAAAACTGCTATCTGCATTGAAGTACAATGCAATACCTATTGTCTACGGAGGTGCTAATTATACTAG aTTCATGCCAGACGGAATTTACTTGGACGCACGAAAGCTGGGACCCGCAGCTTTGGCAAGGGAAATGAAATACCTAATAGACAATCCCGACCAATATGAACAATATTTCCGATGGAAAAACCATTATTCTTACTATAGAAGAAATGACAATCCAGAGACGGACGATTACTGTGGCTTCTGTGCTCTTCTGAACAACGACGAGATGGTGAAAAGAACGTCTATATATGAGAAGTTTAAATACTGGTGGAATGACCCAAATGGTCGATGTTTTTAA